Proteins from a single region of bacterium:
- a CDS encoding hydrogenase has translation MLEPPKVGWYFLLGLCVTLVGIGAISFSWQLRNGMGSAGIAHPIAWGVYITNFVFWVGIAHSGTLISAVLYLFRARFRMPIYRLAEAMTVFAVMTAGLFPLIHVGRPWFAYWLLPYPNERMLWPNFRSPLLWDVFAVSTYFTVSAVFFIVGLIPDIAVARDAAKTKIKKVLYTITSVGWNGNHRAWHHYEEAYLVFAALAT, from the coding sequence ATGTTAGAGCCGCCAAAGGTTGGGTGGTACTTTCTCCTTGGTCTGTGCGTCACTCTTGTCGGTATTGGAGCGATCTCATTCTCATGGCAGCTACGAAATGGAATGGGTTCAGCAGGGATTGCCCATCCCATTGCATGGGGTGTTTATATCACGAACTTCGTTTTTTGGGTTGGTATTGCACATTCGGGAACGCTTATCTCCGCAGTGCTTTACTTGTTTCGTGCAAGATTCCGTATGCCGATTTATCGATTGGCTGAAGCGATGACGGTTTTTGCTGTAATGACCGCAGGCTTGTTTCCTCTGATTCACGTTGGGCGTCCTTGGTTTGCATACTGGCTCTTGCCGTACCCGAACGAAAGGATGCTATGGCCGAACTTCCGCTCTCCTCTCTTGTGGGATGTATTCGCAGTTTCAACGTATTTTACCGTTTCAGCGGTGTTCTTTATCGTCGGGCTGATTCCAGATATTGCGGTAGCACGGGATGCCGCGAAGACGAAGATAAAGAAGGTTTTGTATACGATTACTTCTGTGGGATGGAATGGGAATCACCGTGCTTGGCATCACTACGAAGAGGCATATCTCGTCTTTGCTGCGCTGGCTAC